In Rhineura floridana isolate rRhiFlo1 chromosome 22, rRhiFlo1.hap2, whole genome shotgun sequence, a single genomic region encodes these proteins:
- the LOC133374997 gene encoding transmembrane emp24 domain-containing protein 10-like: protein MWAPGLLGPLALLAFSAGGCQGLSFQLPPQTRKCLKEELHRDVMVTGEYTVSEATAPGIKTDLRVTDSSGHLLYSREDAKKGKFAFTTDDYEIYEICFESHGQPGNFRVPDQLITLNVKHGVEARNYEDIAKAEKLKPLEVDLRRLEDLSESIVKDFAFMKQREEEMRDTNESTSSRIFYFSIFSMLCLVGLATWQVFYLRRFFKAKKLIE, encoded by the exons ATGTGGGCGCCCGGACTCCTGGGTCCCTTGGCGTTGCTGGCCTTTTCCGCAGGGGGCTGCCAGGGATTGTCCTTCCAGCTTCCGCCGCAGACGCGCAAGTGTCTAAAAGAGGAGCTCCACCGGGACGTGATGGTCACCGGGGAATACACGGTCTCGGAAGCCACCGCCCCGGGCATCAAGACAGACTTGCGG GTCACAGACTCCTCTGGACACCTCTTGTACTCCAGGGAAGATGCCAAGAAAGGGAAATTTGCCTTCACCACAGATGACTATGAAATCTATGAAATTTGCTTTGAAAGCCATGGCCAGCCAG GGAATTTCCGGGTCCCTGACCAGCTGATCACCCTTAATGTCAAGCACGGCGTGGAGGCGCGGAATTATGAGGAC ATCGCGAAGGCAGAGAAGCTGAAGCCCTTGGAGGTGGATCTGCGTCGGCTGGAGGACCTTTCTGAATCCATCGTCAAAGACTTTGCCTTCATGAAGCAGCGCGAGGAGGAAATGCGGGACACCAACG aaTCCACCAGCTCTCGCATCTTCTACTTCAGCATCTTCTCCATGCTTTGCCTTGTGGGTCTGGCCACTTGGCAGGTCTTCTACCTCAGGCGTTTTTTCAAGGCCAAGAAACTCATTGAGTGA